A genomic region of Solanum dulcamara chromosome 2, daSolDulc1.2, whole genome shotgun sequence contains the following coding sequences:
- the LOC129880761 gene encoding vestitone reductase-like isoform X1, protein MEMDDSKGMVCVTGGTGYLASWLIMKLLQHGYSVNTTIRSSQDHKTDVSYLTNLPCASQRLRIFNADMDKPESFSAAIEGCVGVFHVAHPMNFGDKEIEHEKIRKAVDGTIGVLRECLNSKTVKRVVYTSSRTAVVFNDKGLDTVDESLWSDIHVMKTLKPISAASYVISKTLAEKAALEFAEKHGLDLVTVIPSWIHGPFLSPLFPEPLRSAMAMIYGNQENCMKYPSLTPFVHIDDVANAHIFLLENSKAKGMYICSAVEVTPDELFNFLSARYPEYRIPNVDSLREIGGIKHPSLSSKKLLDIGFKYKYGLEEMFDDAIDCCKQKGLL, encoded by the exons ATGGAAATGGATGACAGCAAAGGTATGGTTTGTGTAACTGGTGGAACAGGATATCTAGCATCATGGCTGATCATGAAGCTTCTTCAACATGGCTACTCAGTAAATACTACGATAAGGTCATCTCAAG ATCACAAAACAGATGTTAGCTACCTCACTAACTTGCCATGTGCATCCCAAAGGCTACGAATTTTTAATGCTGATATGGACAAACCGGAAAGCTTTAGTGCAGCTATTGAAGGATGCGTTGGAGTATTTCACGTTGCTCATCCAATGAATTTCGGGGATAAAGAAATTGAACATGAAAAGATAAGAAAAGCAGTTGATGGAACAATAGGCGTTTTACGGGAATGCCTCAATTCAAAAACAGTAAAACGAGTTGTTTACACTTCAAGCAGAACAGCGGTTGTGTTTAATGATAAAGGATTAGATACAGTGGACGAGAGCTTGTGGTCTGACATCCATGTCATGAAAACCTTAAAGCCTATATCCGCAGCTTCTTACGTGATTAGCAAGACTTTAGCAGAAAAGGCTGCTCTTGAGTTTGCTGAGAAGCACGGATTAGATTTGGTAACCGTTATTCCTAGTTGGATACATGGTCCCTTCTTGAGTCCTCTATTCCCAGAGCCGTTACGATCAGCCATGGCAATGATTTATG GTAATCAGGAAAACTGTATGAAGTATCCCTCGCTTACCCCATTCGTGCATATAGATGACGTTGCCAATGCGCACATATTCCTTCTAGAGAATAGTAAAGCAAAGGGAATGTACATTTGCTCTGCTGTTGAAGTTACACCAGATGAGCTGTTTAACTTCCTCTCAGCTAGGTATCCTGAATATCGAATACCTAACGTCGA TTCCTTGAGGGAGATTGGAGGGATTAAGCATCCTAGCCTTTCATCAAAGAAACTTTTGGACATTGGATTCAAATACAAGTATGGACTTGAGGAAATGTTTGATGATGCAATTGATTGCTGCAAACAGAAGGGTCTACTCTAG
- the LOC129880761 gene encoding vestitone reductase-like isoform X2: MEMDDSKGMVCVTGGTGYLASWLIMKLLQHGYSVNTTIRLRIFNADMDKPESFSAAIEGCVGVFHVAHPMNFGDKEIEHEKIRKAVDGTIGVLRECLNSKTVKRVVYTSSRTAVVFNDKGLDTVDESLWSDIHVMKTLKPISAASYVISKTLAEKAALEFAEKHGLDLVTVIPSWIHGPFLSPLFPEPLRSAMAMIYGNQENCMKYPSLTPFVHIDDVANAHIFLLENSKAKGMYICSAVEVTPDELFNFLSARYPEYRIPNVDSLREIGGIKHPSLSSKKLLDIGFKYKYGLEEMFDDAIDCCKQKGLL, from the exons ATGGAAATGGATGACAGCAAAGGTATGGTTTGTGTAACTGGTGGAACAGGATATCTAGCATCATGGCTGATCATGAAGCTTCTTCAACATGGCTACTCAGTAAATACTACGATAAG GCTACGAATTTTTAATGCTGATATGGACAAACCGGAAAGCTTTAGTGCAGCTATTGAAGGATGCGTTGGAGTATTTCACGTTGCTCATCCAATGAATTTCGGGGATAAAGAAATTGAACATGAAAAGATAAGAAAAGCAGTTGATGGAACAATAGGCGTTTTACGGGAATGCCTCAATTCAAAAACAGTAAAACGAGTTGTTTACACTTCAAGCAGAACAGCGGTTGTGTTTAATGATAAAGGATTAGATACAGTGGACGAGAGCTTGTGGTCTGACATCCATGTCATGAAAACCTTAAAGCCTATATCCGCAGCTTCTTACGTGATTAGCAAGACTTTAGCAGAAAAGGCTGCTCTTGAGTTTGCTGAGAAGCACGGATTAGATTTGGTAACCGTTATTCCTAGTTGGATACATGGTCCCTTCTTGAGTCCTCTATTCCCAGAGCCGTTACGATCAGCCATGGCAATGATTTATG GTAATCAGGAAAACTGTATGAAGTATCCCTCGCTTACCCCATTCGTGCATATAGATGACGTTGCCAATGCGCACATATTCCTTCTAGAGAATAGTAAAGCAAAGGGAATGTACATTTGCTCTGCTGTTGAAGTTACACCAGATGAGCTGTTTAACTTCCTCTCAGCTAGGTATCCTGAATATCGAATACCTAACGTCGA TTCCTTGAGGGAGATTGGAGGGATTAAGCATCCTAGCCTTTCATCAAAGAAACTTTTGGACATTGGATTCAAATACAAGTATGGACTTGAGGAAATGTTTGATGATGCAATTGATTGCTGCAAACAGAAGGGTCTACTCTAG
- the LOC129880761 gene encoding vestitone reductase-like isoform X3 has translation MADHEASSTWLLSKYYDKVISRLRIFNADMDKPESFSAAIEGCVGVFHVAHPMNFGDKEIEHEKIRKAVDGTIGVLRECLNSKTVKRVVYTSSRTAVVFNDKGLDTVDESLWSDIHVMKTLKPISAASYVISKTLAEKAALEFAEKHGLDLVTVIPSWIHGPFLSPLFPEPLRSAMAMIYGNQENCMKYPSLTPFVHIDDVANAHIFLLENSKAKGMYICSAVEVTPDELFNFLSARYPEYRIPNVDSLREIGGIKHPSLSSKKLLDIGFKYKYGLEEMFDDAIDCCKQKGLL, from the exons ATGGCTGATCATGAAGCTTCTTCAACATGGCTACTCAGTAAATACTACGATAAGGTCATCTCAAG GCTACGAATTTTTAATGCTGATATGGACAAACCGGAAAGCTTTAGTGCAGCTATTGAAGGATGCGTTGGAGTATTTCACGTTGCTCATCCAATGAATTTCGGGGATAAAGAAATTGAACATGAAAAGATAAGAAAAGCAGTTGATGGAACAATAGGCGTTTTACGGGAATGCCTCAATTCAAAAACAGTAAAACGAGTTGTTTACACTTCAAGCAGAACAGCGGTTGTGTTTAATGATAAAGGATTAGATACAGTGGACGAGAGCTTGTGGTCTGACATCCATGTCATGAAAACCTTAAAGCCTATATCCGCAGCTTCTTACGTGATTAGCAAGACTTTAGCAGAAAAGGCTGCTCTTGAGTTTGCTGAGAAGCACGGATTAGATTTGGTAACCGTTATTCCTAGTTGGATACATGGTCCCTTCTTGAGTCCTCTATTCCCAGAGCCGTTACGATCAGCCATGGCAATGATTTATG GTAATCAGGAAAACTGTATGAAGTATCCCTCGCTTACCCCATTCGTGCATATAGATGACGTTGCCAATGCGCACATATTCCTTCTAGAGAATAGTAAAGCAAAGGGAATGTACATTTGCTCTGCTGTTGAAGTTACACCAGATGAGCTGTTTAACTTCCTCTCAGCTAGGTATCCTGAATATCGAATACCTAACGTCGA TTCCTTGAGGGAGATTGGAGGGATTAAGCATCCTAGCCTTTCATCAAAGAAACTTTTGGACATTGGATTCAAATACAAGTATGGACTTGAGGAAATGTTTGATGATGCAATTGATTGCTGCAAACAGAAGGGTCTACTCTAG
- the LOC129880765 gene encoding protein cornichon homolog 4-like: MGDLLSWLFSFFLLVAVLGTILYQLMCLADLEYDYVNPYDSASRINRVVVPEFALQGALCFLHLVTGHWVMFLICLPYLYYNIKVYTDRCHLVDVTEIFNHLPWDKKVRLYKLGYLVILLAFSIFWMVWSIVDE, from the exons ATGGGCGATCTACTCTCGTGGCTATTCTCCTTCTTCCTTCTCGTAGCTGTTCTTGGTACTATCCTATACCAG CTCATGTGCTTGGCAGATCTTGAATATGATTATGTCAACCCTTATGATTCAGCATCTCGGATTAACAGAGTAGTGGTGCCAGAATTTGCTCTTCAAGGAGCATTGTGCTTCCTACATCTTGTGACAGGGCATTGGGTGATGTTTCTGATATGTCTACCATACTTATATTATAACATCAAAGT CTATACTGATCGCTGCCACTTGGTAGATGTAACGGAAATTTTCAATCACCTTCCGTGGGATAAGAAGGTTCGGTTGTATAAGCTTGGATACCTTGTGATACTTCTTGCCTTCTCGATATTCTG GATGGTTTGGAGCATTGTGGATGAGTGA